A genomic segment from Gracilinanus agilis isolate LMUSP501 chromosome 1, AgileGrace, whole genome shotgun sequence encodes:
- the FST gene encoding follistatin, translating to SVTAGNCWLRQAKNGRCQVLYKTELSKEECCSTGRLSTSWTEEDVNDNTLFKWMIFNGGAPNCIPCKETCENVDCGPGKKCKMNKKNKPRCVCAPDCSNITWKGPVCGLDGKTYRNECALLKARCKEQPELEVQYQGKCKKTCRDVLCPGSSTCVVDQTNNAYCVTCNRICPEPTSSEQYLCGNDGITYSSACHLRKATCLLGRSIGLAYEGKCIKAKSCEDIHCSGGKKCLWDFKVGRGRCLLCDELCPESKSDEAVCASDNATYASECAMKEAACSTGVVLEVKHSGSCNSITEDTEEEEEDEDQDYSFPISSILEW from the exons TCTGTTACAGCTGGGAATTGCTGGCTCCGGCAGGCAAAGAACGGTCGTTGCCAGGTCTTGTACAAAACTGAGCTCAGCAAAGAAGAGTGCTGCAGCACTGGGAGGCTTAGCACTTCGTGGACTGAAGAAGACGTGAATGACAACACGCTTTTCAAGTGGATGATTTTTAACGGGGGCGCCCCGAACTGCATCCCTTGCAAAG AAACGTGCGAGAACGTGGACTGTGGACCTGGGAAGAAATGCAAaatgaacaagaagaacaagCCTCGGTGTGTCTGCGCTCCGGATTGCTCCAACATCACCTGGAAGGGCCCAGTCTGTGGACTTGATGGGAAAACCTATAGAAACGAGTGCGCTCTCCTCAAAGCCAGATGTAAAGAGCAGCCAGAGCTTGAAGTTCAGTACCAAGGCAAATGTAAAA AGACCTGTAGGGATGTTTTATGTCCGGGCAGTTCCACGTGTGTGGTGGATCAAACCAATAATGCCTACTGTGTGACATGTAATCGGATTTGTCCAGAGCCTACCTCCTCTGAACAGTATCTCTGTGGGAATGATGGAATAACTTATTCTAGTGCCTGTCACCTGAGAAAAGCTACCTGCCTGCTGGGCAGATCGATTGGATTAGCCTACGAGGGAAAATGTATCA AAGCAAAGTCCTGTGAAGACATCCACTGCAgtggtggaaaaaaatgtttgtggGACTTCAAGGTTGGTAGAGGCCGGTGTTTACTCTGTGATGAGTTGTGTCCAGAGAGTAAATCTGATGAGGCTGTATGTGCCAGCGACAATGCCACTTATGCTAGTGAGTGTGCCATGAAGGAGGCTGCCTGCTCCACAGGTGTGGTCTTGGAAGTAAAGCACTCAGGATCTTGTAACT CCATTACTGAAGACacggaagaggaggaggaagatgaagacCAGGACTACAGCTTTCCTATATCATcaattctagagtggtaa